In Xiphophorus hellerii strain 12219 chromosome 4, Xiphophorus_hellerii-4.1, whole genome shotgun sequence, a single genomic region encodes these proteins:
- the LOC116719259 gene encoding uncharacterized protein LOC116719259 isoform X2 produces the protein MMDTQKDIRDAIRAVLPGLSQEVLAALEDVLEKLGTTTTDDFQYITERDLLPVLKPIQARRLVAAWAQNNSMASTSGGASSSPQSVQSSQSAASLSQPSSAATSSPFLSCSPVLPTWVDSFQIPWQKLPEELIQTLERQKRPSARLRRQMVRIIVSEMMLICKNPTKRNTTEIAERMVSRYPKSLKDVIDGDVIGLGYHSLVKQLQARIENVKRQDTPKITKRKAESDNDTDEIPAEQKASVQDTYGCVNWAPKFLPLSETVESQLKKKEDMKKMFKDKKYAAEDVKELIKSTYYTQRKDINKGTSILKLCQEWPFLFHETGMAEHFQQLTGISLMEAFFTNLDKKGERIVNFLKTVFAQKEKQVLESLLKLASEKGQSSGCTEMILLLLAFFGEKEEHMFHYVEKTSLAEEVEMEDVPATPCLIVCGMSEPS, from the exons ATGATGGATACACAAAAGGACATCCGCGATGCCATTCGAGCAGTGCTTCCTGGTCTTTCACAGGAAGTTTTGGCTGCTTTAGAGGATGTGTTGGAGAAACTCGGCACTACAACCACAGATGATTTCCAGTATATCACCGAAAGAGACTTATTGCCTGTGCTGAAGCCCATACAGGCCAGAAGACTGGTTGCTGCATGGGCCCAAAATA ACTCAATGGCTTCAACTTCAGGCGGGGCATCCTCCTCTCCACAGTCTGTTCAGTCCTCTCAATCTGCAGCCTCACTTTCACAACCATCGTCTGCTGCTACTTCATCGCCTTTCCTGAGCTGCTCCCCAGTTTTGCCAACCTGGGTTGACAGTTTTCAGATACCGTGGCAGAAGCTTCCAGAAGAGCTGATACAGACTTTGGAACGACAGAAAAGGCCAAGTGCACGACTTCGAAGACAAATGGTGAGGATTATTGTCTCTGAAATGATGCTGATTTGCAAGAATCCAACCAAACGCAACACTACTGAAATAGCAGAAAGGATGGTGAGCAGGTATCCAAAGTCACTTAAGGATGTCATTGATGGTGACGTTATTGGACTTGGTTATCATTCCTTGGTAAAACAACTCCAGGCAAGAATTGAAAATGTCAAACGACAAGACACACCAAAGATAACTAAACGCAAGGCAGAATCAGATAATGACACTGATGAGATACCTGCTGAGCAGAAAGCCAGTGTTCAAGACACATATGGCTGTGTCAACTGGGCGCCAAAGTTTTTGCCCCTTTCTGAGACTGTAGAGAGTCAGcttaagaaaaaagaagacatgAAAAAGATGTTCAAAGACAAGAAATATGCTGCAGAAGATGTGAAAGAACTTATCAAGTCCACCTATTACACGCAACGAAAGGACATCAATAAAGGTACAAGCATCCTGAAGCTATGCCAAGAATGGCCTTTTTTGTTCCATGAAACTGGCATGGCAGAACACTTCCAGCAACTTACTGGCATCAGTCTGATGGAAGCCTTCTTCACCAATCTGGACAAAAAGGGGGAGCGCATCGTCAACTtcctgaaaactgtttttgctcagaaagaaaaacaagttctGGAGTCTCTCCTCAAGTTAGCAAGTGAAAAAGGTCAGTCCAGTGGTTGTACGGAGATGATTCTTCTTCTACTTGCTTTTTTTGGTGAGAAGGAAGAGCATATGTTCCACTATGTTGAGAAGACGAGCCTTGCTGAAGAGGTTGAGATGGAGGATGTGCCAGCAACACCCTGCCTTATTGTGTGTGGTATGTCTGAACCAAGTTGA